The DNA region TCCTTAGAAAAGAAAGTAGAGGAGCCCATGCAAGAAGAGATTATCCTAACAGAGATGATGAAAATTTCCTCAAACACTCCCTTGCATATTACACTCCTGAAGGTCCTAAAGTAGAATACTCAGAAGTAAGAATAACAAAATATCAACCACAAGAAAGAAAATATTAAAAAAATTATCTCCCTCCTTATCGGAGGGAGTTTTAAAAATGGAAAAATTTATTATATACGCTGCATTGTTTATAACATTTACAACTGCATTAGGTTCTGTTTTTTGCCGTTATATTTAAAAAATTTCCGGATTGGTGGCTTGATGTTAGCTTAGCATTTAGCGGTGGAATAATGCTTGTTGCAAGTTTTACCTCTCTTATTTTACCATCTATAAAAATTGGCAAGGTACCCACATAGTTCAGATAAAACTTGAAGTAGCTCACAAAGTTTTTAGTCCTGTATTAACTTTCTATCCCACATAGTTCAGATAAAACTGGAATACTATGAATTTAAATTTTTCGTAACTTTTGCTTTCTATCCCACATAGTTCAGATAAAACAAGTTGATTTGTATTCTGACTCGGAATATGTAGTAAGCTTTCTATCCCACATAGTTCAGATAAAACCCCTTCTTACAAACCTTGATTTAAAGCCACATTTCTAACTTTCTATCCCACATAGTTCAGATAAAACAAAATAGTCCGAGGTCGGACTAATTTGATATAAAAAGCTTTCTATCCCACATAGTTCAGATAAAACAATTGGAAGTGGGATGATTATTCACGTGAAAACAGTCCTTTCTATCCCACATAGTTCAGATAAAACTCTCCAGTCTGACAATGACTGAAAAAACAAACATCTATCTTTCTATCCCACATAGTTCAGATAAAACTCTCCAGTCTGACAATGACTGAAAAAACAAACATCTATCTTTCTATCCCACATAGTTCAGATAAAACTCTCCAGTCTGACAATGACTGAAAAAACAAACATCTATCTTTCTATCCCACATAGTTCAGATAAAACTCTCCAGTCTGACAATGACTGAAAAAACAAACATCTATCTTTCTATCCCACATAGTTCAGATAAAACCCGTCAATTTTTATGTAAAAAATAATAATGAAATTTTTTAATTTTGTCAAGAGGTTTTTAGCAAAAATTAGTTTAAAACCGAATAACCGGAAATTAATATTTTTTGCATTGAACCTTTAATAATGCAAATATATTTTCTGTTATATTCTCGCTAATCATTGATACAAGCCAAGTCAAGCAGAAATATATTTTCTGTTGAAAATGCAAAATTTTTCAAAAAATAAAACAGCGTTTGATTAATAGACTTATCTTTCTCCTTAAAAATAAGAAAGAAAGCCTATCCTTTTATTCTGTTGCCAAGTAACAAAAATATTATATCATAAAAAATTGTCTATATGACCTTTTTCTATTCCTAAAACATTTTTTTCTAAATTCTTCGGATTTTCTACCTTATAAACATAAACACTATCTTCTTTTATTTCTATAACATTATTAACTTCTGCCATGCATTTTGAAAGTTTTCCCTCTGATATTTCACCTTCAAAAGTTGAAAGTTGCGTCCAATAAAGATATTTTCTTAAAATCTTTCTGACCTTATTTAACCTTTTATCATCGGTTATATCATAAGTGATAATCACATACATATTTACCACCAAGCTTTAAATGGTTTATATTCTTCATCTCCTATAAGATGTTTTATTAGCTTGTAGCATTCTAATCTTATTAAATATCCATAAGATACATTTCTCTTTAATTTTCTATGTTTTATTGTTTTTGATAATCTCTCTTCATAAGCCTTTAAAAATTTTTTTCTTCCTTCTTCATTTAGATAAACATAATTTAAATTCTCATCAAAATCTTGTTTTGTTATCTGTTTTGTATTAATTAGACCAAATATAATTGGGTCTATTATAAATGTTTTAAAAATTTCCGATAAATCTAAGGACAAGGAAAATCTTTTTTCTTGTGGTGAGTGTAGATAGCTAATTGTAGGGTCAAGCTGTGTTCTATAAATTTCTGTCAAGACGGTGTTATACATAACAGAGTTTCCAAAGCTGATTAAGGCATTTATAGGGTTGGTTGGTGGCCTTTTTTCTCTTTTTTCCATAAAGAAATCATCATTTTTTATAATTTTATTGAAAAGTTGATAATATCTATCTCTTATGTTTCCTTCTATTGCCATTAATTCTTCCGGTATTTTTGTTTTAAAAATTTTCGGTAAAAGTTCTTTTTCTATATCTTCATAATCTTTTGGATTTATATCATTTTTCCTTAAATTTCTTAAAATATGATGGACTGCTCCTTCTATAAAGCTTATTGCAAGATATTGTCTTTTTCCTTCATCTATATGGTGTTTTACCTGCTCAACTAATAAATATCCGGAAATATTTTTCTTTCTTGGCAAAAAACTTCCGGAATAAAATCCATAATAATTGTAAATATGAACCGGAATATCAAATTGAGAAAGATAATTTAAAGCTTTTGTATTAAAATCCACTTCGCCAAATATATGTATAGAATCTATATCATTTATAGCAAGTGGTTTTTTTATTACTTCACCATCTTTTTCTGTTTCAAAATATATAGTATTTTCAGCTCTTTTTATTCTACCATTTGAATTAATATAAAATCTTCTTGCCATATTTCACCCGTAGCAAAATTCGTAATATGCACATTTTTTGCAATAAGGAGCATCTATAACAGTCGGTGGCTTATCTTTTTTCAAAATTTTATTTATTTCTGCCAAAATTTCTTCTATCTTTTTTTCATATTCCGGTGTTAGCTCTATATATTCTTTTTTCTTCTGCTTTGGATAATTTATTATGCCTTTCTTTTCTATACCAAGTCTTTTAAGATAATAAAGATAATATAAAATCTGCATTTTATCTGCTTCTTCCATTTTGTCCGAATATTTCACTTCCCTTATATTAAGGTTATCTACTATATCAATAGAGATAAGATTATCTATTAAAATCTCCTTTGCATTTTCCCTTTTATAACTTTCTTCATGAAGCAAAATACCGAGTAAAACCTTATCAGATTTATCTTCCATAGAAATTTTCCTATCAAAAAGCCATAATTTCCTCTGACAAATAAAATAATAATTAACTTTTATTCCATTAACTTTAAGCTCTTCAAAATTTATCTCTTCCATCATAGATTATATAAAAATCTCCTCATCAAATTGATAATTACCTAAAATCTCTTTATCTATTCTAATACCAAGCTCATCATCATAAACAAAATATTTTGCAAGAAGATATATATCTAAATCCCTATCTAAAATTTCATAAGGATTTTTATCTTTTATTTTCTCATTTAAAACCCAATAAACCGGAATTGGAACTTTTAAATCATTTATCTGTCTTAAAATATCTATTCTTTTTAATCTTTTTTCTTCTTTATCCTGAATATTTTTTAGCTCTTTATATTTATTTATTAAATCTTCAACTTTATCTTTGAATATACAAGGAATAGCTTCAAAGCTAAATGTATCTCTAAAAATAAGTTGTGTTTCTTTTTTAAATAAATAATCCCAATTGGAATTTAAAACCTTTTCAACTTCTTTCCATTTTTCAAAATATTCAGAATTTAATCTTTTTAGATTTTCTCTTGAATAAAGAATTTCAACAATTTTTCTTTTTTCTTTTGAAAGTAGATAACCTTCTTTATCCAAATATTGCTGTATTAATTTTATACTTTCATCTCTTAAAACTTTTTCATATATATCTTTTTTTTCATCAACTTCTGAAAGTATATAAATATTTGGTTCTCCGGTATAATCTTCTTTTCTGTGTCTCCATATTCTTCCCATTCTTTGAATTAGACTATCTGCCGGTGCAACTTCTGTAAATAAAATATCAAAATCTATATCAAGTGAAGCCTCTACAAGCTGTGTTGATACCCAGATTTTTCCTTTGGCTGTCTGATAATCATTTTTTATTTGTTCCTCTTTTTTTCTTCTTGCTTCCCATATAAACCGGCTATGAAGAAGATTTTTATCTTTATAATCAAGATTTTTATATATTTCCTGTGCTGTGCTTACCGTATTTGTCAAAACAAGAACATTTTTATTATTTTTTGCTTTTTCTACAATAATATCTAAAATATCAAAAATATTTTTTTGTAAGATTTCTATTTTATGCCTTTTTGTATTATCTATTGTTAATGGGTCATCTGTTTTTATTTCAAATCCGAGTTTTTCAAGCTCTTCTTTTATTATCTGTGGAAGTGTAGCCGTTATTATGAGATATTTTGCTCCGAGTTTTGTTGTTTCTTCTATCTGCTTTAAAATCGGAACTATTTGAGATGGGTCAAAACCTTGAATTTCATCAATTACTATATCAGAATAAGATAAAGTGGCATATATTTTTTCATAAGTTGGATATTTAAAAACTGCTGTAAAAAGCTGGTCAGCAGTAGATATTGTAATAGGTTTTGATAAATTTTTAGTATTATCATAATCTCTAAGGATTGTAAA from Venenivibrio stagnispumantis includes:
- the cas2 gene encoding CRISPR-associated endonuclease Cas2 produces the protein MYVIITYDITDDKRLNKVRKILRKYLYWTQLSTFEGEISEGKLSKCMAEVNNVIEIKEDSVYVYKVENPKNLEKNVLGIEKGHIDNFL
- the cas4 gene encoding CRISPR-associated protein Cas4 → MMEEINFEELKVNGIKVNYYFICQRKLWLFDRKISMEDKSDKVLLGILLHEESYKRENAKEILIDNLISIDIVDNLNIREVKYSDKMEEADKMQILYYLYYLKRLGIEKKGIINYPKQKKKEYIELTPEYEKKIEEILAEINKILKKDKPPTVIDAPYCKKCAYYEFCYG
- the cas1b gene encoding type I-B CRISPR-associated endonuclease Cas1b, which produces MARRFYINSNGRIKRAENTIYFETEKDGEVIKKPLAINDIDSIHIFGEVDFNTKALNYLSQFDIPVHIYNYYGFYSGSFLPRKKNISGYLLVEQVKHHIDEGKRQYLAISFIEGAVHHILRNLRKNDINPKDYEDIEKELLPKIFKTKIPEELMAIEGNIRDRYYQLFNKIIKNDDFFMEKREKRPPTNPINALISFGNSVMYNTVLTEIYRTQLDPTISYLHSPQEKRFSLSLDLSEIFKTFIIDPIIFGLINTKQITKQDFDENLNYVYLNEEGRKKFLKAYEERLSKTIKHRKLKRNVSYGYLIRLECYKLIKHLIGDEEYKPFKAWW
- the cas3 gene encoding CRISPR-associated helicase Cas3', producing the protein MLNNHLKTHLAKSDGTTIREHIDDLFKQFNIFINHYPEVLTEKEKELLKVAIEYHDYGKLNKLFQCKLPANPKLKPVKCSKEKDDKIPHQYLSPLFLENLKDKFNLQELSIIIYSIINHHARGREYLNNVGIKLLIDEIGKNISNFFSHIGINSLTPQTANFYKKRFEYIIDNIGDIKKLNDKLKNNDNFVKSVIKISGLLIRIDHSASGEDLIIEEEPIKENREDLFLNYLEKNNKPRNLRDFQKKFKDRENLVLVADTGLGKTGLATLWSKRKMFYVLPNRTSTNAMFETMKQIFGKEKVGLLHSTSLFYIFANKDTEDFTILRDYDNTKNLSKPITISTADQLFTAVFKYPTYEKIYATLSYSDIVIDEIQGFDPSQIVPILKQIEETTKLGAKYLIITATLPQIIKEELEKLGFEIKTDDPLTIDNTKRHKIEILQKNIFDILDIIVEKAKNNKNVLVLTNTVSTAQEIYKNLDYKDKNLLHSRFIWEARRKKEEQIKNDYQTAKGKIWVSTQLVEASLDIDFDILFTEVAPADSLIQRMGRIWRHRKEDYTGEPNIYILSEVDEKKDIYEKVLRDESIKLIQQYLDKEGYLLSKEKRKIVEILYSRENLKRLNSEYFEKWKEVEKVLNSNWDYLFKKETQLIFRDTFSFEAIPCIFKDKVEDLINKYKELKNIQDKEEKRLKRIDILRQINDLKVPIPVYWVLNEKIKDKNPYEILDRDLDIYLLAKYFVYDDELGIRIDKEILGNYQFDEEIFI